A stretch of Pseudomonas sp. CCC3.1 DNA encodes these proteins:
- a CDS encoding iron ABC transporter substrate-binding protein gives MMLRNTRLATSLLRGLTLSILGLALTAPAYAADPVTLTLYNGQHKEVGDNLAAAFEAKTGIHVNVRKGSSNQLASQIMEEGDRSPADVFYAEESPPLNNLGEQGFLAKADDSTLQALPKEYVAANGTWIGVTARTRVVAFNPKLIKEEDLPKSVLDFADPEWQGKVGFVPTSGAFQEQAVAIIKLHGRDAAEEWLTGLRAFGKTYTNNMVALKAVENGEVATVLVNNYYWFALKKEKGELDSKLHYFTDGDAGGLITVSSAGVIKASKHPKEAQQLLAYMASEEGQRVITNTTAEYPMRKGMVSERGLKPFDELQAPKITPADLGNAEEALDLERETGLL, from the coding sequence ATGATGCTCCGAAATACCCGGCTTGCGACATCCCTACTGCGCGGTCTGACTCTCTCCATTCTCGGTCTAGCACTGACCGCTCCCGCCTACGCTGCCGACCCTGTCACCCTGACGCTGTACAACGGCCAGCATAAGGAGGTCGGCGACAACCTCGCCGCCGCCTTTGAGGCCAAGACCGGCATCCACGTCAACGTGCGCAAAGGCAGCAGCAACCAACTGGCCAGCCAGATCATGGAAGAAGGTGACCGCTCGCCCGCCGATGTGTTCTATGCCGAAGAATCGCCGCCGCTCAACAACCTCGGCGAGCAAGGTTTTCTGGCCAAGGCTGACGACAGCACCCTGCAAGCACTGCCCAAAGAATACGTGGCCGCCAATGGCACCTGGATCGGCGTCACCGCCCGCACCCGCGTCGTGGCGTTCAACCCCAAGTTGATCAAGGAAGAAGACCTGCCTAAGTCGGTACTCGATTTCGCAGACCCTGAATGGCAAGGCAAAGTCGGTTTCGTACCCACCAGCGGCGCGTTTCAGGAACAAGCCGTGGCCATCATCAAGCTGCACGGACGTGATGCCGCAGAAGAATGGCTGACCGGTCTGCGCGCCTTCGGCAAGACCTACACCAACAACATGGTAGCGCTCAAGGCGGTGGAAAATGGCGAAGTCGCCACCGTTCTGGTGAACAACTATTACTGGTTTGCCCTGAAAAAAGAAAAAGGCGAACTGGACTCCAAACTGCACTACTTCACCGATGGCGATGCAGGCGGCTTGATCACCGTGTCCAGCGCTGGCGTGATCAAGGCCAGCAAACACCCCAAAGAAGCCCAGCAACTGCTCGCCTACATGGCCAGCGAAGAGGGTCAGCGGGTGATCACCAACACCACCGCCGAATACCCGATGCGCAAAGGCATGGTTTCGGAGCGCGGTCTCAAGCCGTTTGATGAGCTGCAAGCACCGAAGATCACGCCAGCCGACCTGGGCAACGCCGAAGAAGCGCTGGACCTCGAACGCGAAACCGGCCTGCTCTGA
- a CDS encoding iron ABC transporter permease — protein sequence MLSAAHPARYSLKRKRPSIWLLLPVLLLVGLSLLPLLYVGTKAWQAGWAQALSLLWRPYVFGLMRNTLLLMVGVTVTCALVGLSLAWLLERSNLPGRRLWGVILCLPFAVPAFVSSFTWVSLSASFEGLGGAILVMSLSKYPLIFLPVAATLRNLDPALEESARTLGQNRWGVFFNITLPLVWPSLLAGSLLIALHMLVEFGALSIIGLQTFTTAIYQQFELEFSNANAAMLSAVLLVMCLSLLWLELKVRGKGRHIRIGQGAARRAEQVRLGKWLLLGQVYCLLLAVIGSGIPLGMLVYWLVKGSSAAFPVAEIGEALFSSLSLALGGAALCLVLAVPVGLLVVRYKGQLAIWAERLPYLLHALPGLVIALALVYFSLHYVPALYQTSALLLIAYALLFLPLAQAPIRTALNKAAPQLEEAARTLGASSFSAFCRVTLPIIFPALGAAFALVFLDAMKELTATLLLSPTGLNTLATQVWSHTSNIEFAAAAPYAALLILVSGLPVYLLTTRMYLSR from the coding sequence ATGCTCTCTGCTGCCCACCCCGCGCGCTACTCCCTGAAACGCAAAAGACCGTCGATCTGGCTGTTGCTGCCTGTCCTGTTGCTGGTCGGACTTAGCCTGCTGCCACTGCTGTATGTCGGCACCAAAGCCTGGCAAGCCGGGTGGGCGCAAGCGCTGAGCCTGCTCTGGCGGCCTTACGTGTTTGGCCTGATGCGCAACACGTTGTTGCTGATGGTCGGCGTGACCGTGACCTGCGCGCTGGTCGGGTTGTCGCTGGCCTGGTTGCTGGAACGCAGCAACTTGCCAGGGCGACGCCTGTGGGGCGTGATTCTGTGCCTGCCGTTTGCCGTCCCGGCGTTCGTCAGCAGCTTTACCTGGGTCTCGCTCAGCGCCAGCTTTGAAGGTCTAGGCGGGGCGATTCTGGTGATGAGCCTGTCCAAATACCCACTGATTTTTTTGCCGGTCGCCGCCACCTTGCGCAACCTCGATCCGGCCCTTGAAGAATCAGCCCGCACCTTGGGTCAGAATCGCTGGGGGGTGTTTTTCAACATCACCCTGCCGCTGGTCTGGCCTTCGTTGCTGGCAGGCTCATTACTGATTGCTCTGCACATGCTGGTGGAATTCGGCGCGCTGTCGATCATCGGCCTGCAAACCTTCACCACCGCGATTTACCAGCAATTTGAGCTGGAGTTCAGCAACGCCAATGCGGCGATGCTGTCTGCGGTGCTGCTGGTGATGTGCCTGAGCCTGTTGTGGCTGGAGCTGAAAGTACGCGGCAAAGGCCGACACATTCGCATCGGCCAAGGGGCTGCCAGACGCGCCGAACAAGTGCGACTGGGCAAGTGGTTATTGCTGGGGCAAGTGTATTGCTTGCTACTGGCAGTGATTGGCAGCGGCATTCCGCTGGGCATGCTGGTGTACTGGCTGGTCAAAGGCAGCTCGGCGGCATTCCCGGTGGCTGAGATTGGCGAAGCGCTGTTCTCGTCGTTGTCATTGGCACTGGGCGGCGCGGCACTGTGCCTGGTGCTGGCGGTGCCGGTGGGGTTGCTGGTGGTGCGCTACAAAGGCCAACTGGCCATCTGGGCCGAACGCCTGCCCTACCTGCTGCACGCGCTGCCCGGGCTGGTGATTGCGTTGGCGCTGGTGTACTTCTCGCTGCATTACGTGCCCGCGCTGTACCAGACCTCGGCATTGCTGCTGATCGCTTATGCGCTGCTGTTTTTGCCACTGGCACAGGCGCCGATCCGCACGGCGCTGAACAAAGCAGCGCCGCAACTGGAAGAAGCTGCGCGAACGTTGGGCGCTTCGTCGTTCTCGGCATTTTGCCGGGTGACGCTGCCGATCATCTTCCCGGCGCTGGGCGCAGCCTTCGCCCTAGTGTTTCTGGACGCCATGAAGGAACTGACCGCGACCTTGCTGCTGAGCCCTACCGGGCTTAACACCTTGGCCACACAGGTCTGGTCGCACACCTCGAACATCGAGTTTGCGGCGGCGGCACCTTATGCGGCGTTGCTGATACTGGTGTCGGGATTGCCGGTGTATTTGCTGACAACGCGGATGTATTTGAGCCGCTGA